In Amaranthus tricolor cultivar Red isolate AtriRed21 chromosome 5, ASM2621246v1, whole genome shotgun sequence, a genomic segment contains:
- the LOC130813679 gene encoding secreted RxLR effector protein 161-like: MVINEKLLKYDGKPKVDKATYRCSVDSLIYLTHTRPDIVNAVSIVSRFMSKPSKDHLIATKRILRYIKKTKSYGIMYETKKDFKLTEYTDNDWAGSLDDRKTQAGTYFNLEPRWSHGHQKSRQRQLYHQQKHSTLQPQVQHVKHSGLEGY, encoded by the coding sequence ATGGTAATCAATGAGAAGTTATTAAAGtacgatggcaaaccaaaagtTGACAAAGCAACGTATCGATGCTCGGTCGATTCTCTCAtttatctcacacatacaagaccagatatagtTAACGCTGTCAGCATCGTATCCAGGTTCATGAGTAAACCGAGCAAGGATCATTTAATAGCAACAAAGAGGATTCTTAGATACATTAAGAAAACGAAGAGTTATGGGATCATGTACGAGACTAAAAAAGATTTCAAACTCACAGAATACACCGATAACGACTGGGCTGGAAGCTTGGATGATAGAAAAACACAAGCGGGTACGTATTTCAACTTGGAACCAAGGtggtctcatggtcatcaaaaaaGCAGGCAACGACAGCTTTATCATCAGCAAAAGCACAGTACATTGCAGCCACAAGTGCAACATGTGAAGCATTCTGGCTTAGAAGGATATTGA
- the LOC130813363 gene encoding trans-resveratrol di-O-methyltransferase-like, which yields MGSIANEHASQELVDAKTHLTNHFLSHQKGMALKCALELGILEVIHNHGKPITLSKLSNSLSIHPNKTSSLSRIMNLLVHCNFFTKQTSSINGEEEEIEAYDLTPNSHILLKDHPLSLAPLSRFVFNPDSIKPGFYLSSWFKNEDESPFHSAHEKSFWEYGAQVHEYNEVFNEGMGSDSRFLANTLVNNREFKELMEGIESLVDVGGGDGTLASAIARAFPKVSCTVFDLPQVVKGLKSVEKNLKFVEGDMFEGVHPAQIVLLKNILHDWSDDLCVKILEKCKEAIPSKGGKIIIIDMVLDPNNYTSNESLNKLLLDMQMMNLMIGGKERTEQEWNNIFINAGFSHYNILPIQGPQSVIMVYP from the exons ATGGGTTCTATTGCCAATGAGCATGCATCACAAGAACTAGTTGATGCAAAGACACATTTAACAAACCATTTTCTATCACATCAAAAAGGCATGGCTTTAAAGTGTGCCCTTGAACTAGGCATTCTAGAAGTCATACATAACCATGGCAAACCCATAACTCTAAGTAAGCTATCCAATTCACTTTCTATTCATCCTAATAAAACATCTTCATTATCTAGAATTATGAACCTTCTAGTTCATTGTAACTTCTTCACTAAGCAAACATCATCCATTAATggagaagaggaagaaattGAAGCATATGATCTTACTCCAAATTCCcatattttgttaaaggatCATCCTTTAAGTTTAGCCCCATTAAGCCGTTTTGTGTTTAATCCTGATTCGATCAAACCCGGGTTTTATCTAAGCAGTTGGTTTAAGAATGAAGATGAGAGTCCTTTTCATAGTGCTCATGAAAAGAGTTTTTGGGAATATGGTGCACAAGTTCATGAGTACAATGAGGTTTTTAATGAAGGAATGGGAAGTGATTCTAGATTTTTGGCAAATACTTTGGTGAATAATAGAGAATTTAAGGAATTAATGGAGGGGATTGAGTCATTAGTTGAtgttggtggtggtgatggaaccCTAGCTTCCGCCATTGCTAGGGCTTTTCCTAAGGTGAGTTGTACtgtttttgatcttccacaagTTGTTAAAGGATTGAAATCTGTTGAGAAGAATTTGAAGTTTGTTGAAGGTGATATGTTTGAGGGTGTTCATCCGGCTCAAATAGTCTTACTCAAG AATATATTGCATGATTGGAGTGATGATCTATGTGTAAAAATACTTGAAAAATGCAAAGAGGCAATTCCAAGCAAAGGAGGGAAGATAATAATCATAGATATGGTTTTGGATCCCAACAATTACACAAGCAATGAATCTCTTAATAAACTATTGTTAGACATGCAGATGATGAATCTTATGATTGGTGGAAAGGAAAGAACTGAGCAGGAATGGAACAACATTTTCATCAATGCTGGTTTTAGTCACTATAACATCCTTCCCATTCAAGGCCCACAATCTGTCATTATGGTCTATCCTTGA
- the LOC130812865 gene encoding RING-H2 finger protein ATL74-like → MMHRKLLEMAEVVAVAAPTMDDRTTGMETQLTQANFDTNMVIILAALLCALICALGLNSMVRCILRCGHRFGLETTEEAAAQMSATGLKKSALRKIPVAVYNTADRKAGSNTGTSPSDIECPICLGEFIDGEKVRVLPNCNHRFHVSCIDTWLRSHSSCPNCRHSLLEVAGSSSKAAFCGGLTPRVGGDNGSRQEHVVVEMSGGS, encoded by the coding sequence ATGATGCATCGGAAGTTGCTCGAGATGGCGGAAGTGGTGGCCGTGGCGGCTCCGACTATGGATGACCGGACAACGGGTATGGAAACACAGTTAACCCAAGCAAACTTTGACACCAATATGGTCATCATTTTAGCTGCTTTGTTATGTGCTTTGATATGCGCCTTAGGATTGAACTCAATGGTACGGTGCATTTTAAGGTGTGGGCATAGATTCGGGCTCGAGACAACGGAAGAAGCAGCCGCACAGATGTCGGCCACCGGGCTTAAAAAAAGCGCCCTACGAAAAATTCCCGTCGCTGTATATAATACTGCAGATCGGAAAGCAGGATCGAACACGGGTACAAGTCCAAGTGACATAGAATGTCCCATTTGTTTAGGAGAGTTTATTGATGGGGAGAAAGTACGGGTGCTCCCTAATTGTAACCATAGGTTCCACGTGTCATGTATTGATACGTGGCTGCGGTCCCACTCGTCGTGTCCTAACTGCCGCCACTCGCTGCTCGAGGTGGCTGGCTCGAGTTCAAAGGCAGCATTTTGCGGTGGCTTGACGCCGCGTGTTGGTGGTGATAATGGTAGCCGACAGGAGCACGTGGTGGTTGAGATGAGTGGTGGGAGTTAG